The genomic segment GACTTCGCGGATAGGGTGTTTCAGCTCCGAATACCGCTTCCCATCAATAAGAGCGGTGCCCGCTGTCGGGCGGTCCAACCCGACTATCATGCGCATGGTGGTGGATTTACCAGCACCGTTGGGGCCCAGGAACCCGGTGACAACACCTGGTGAAACGCTGAAAGTCAGGTCGTCCACGGCACGGACGGAGCCGTAGTGTTTCGACAGTCCATTGACTTTGATCATGCAGACCAGTGTTGCACAACATCTACATAATGGCTACATGAAAGCAAATAGCAAATTTTATGTGCATTTGATGCACCGGTACAACATAGGCATAAATGCTCACTGATAATTACGGGAAATCGGGAAATCTCCGTGTTTCGGACAGCTTTAGGGTTATCCTGAGACAATGACCGTCGCCGGACCACCAGAGACGCTTGAGACGCAGGACCACTGGCTTGACAGTGTGGGCACCTCGGAACAGCGCACCCGGCACCCCGTGATCGCACTCATCCAAGAATCGTTTGGGCAGCCTATCCAGGCGGTGCAGAAAACGGTGAGCTTCCTCAGCACCTCCCCCGGCCTCATGACCGCCATGTCCGCGATCATTGCTGTGGCCATTCTTGCTGCAGGGTGGTCCATGTCGAGCTCATCAAACGACCGCCAGGTGGCCCTACAGGAACTACTGAACAACACCGAGCCGATGTCCTATTCGGCACACAACCTATACACCTCCCTGTCCGTGGCAGACACCATGGCTACCACCGGCTTCGCACAGGCAGAAGAGGAATCATCCCGTAGCCGCGCACGGTACAACGATGCCATTCAAAAAGCCACTCTCGCGGCCACTGAAACAGCGGCCGGAGTATCGGATGTAAATACCCGCGAGTTAGCACTAATTGCGCAAATTCAACAACAGTTACCCGTTTATACGGGACTTGTAGAAGTTGCACGAACAAATAACCGTTCCGGAAACCCCGTGGGAGCCGCCTATTTGGCGGAAGCATCAGCTTTGATGCGCGAACAAATTCTGCCAGCTGCAGGGGAGTTGTTTTCTTTAACAACACAGGCGGTGACGGATCAACAGGATCGCTTCACCAAACCACAATGGATTCCCCTATCCGGCCTGGTGGTGGCGTTGGTGCTGCTTGGGGCAGGCCAATATTGGCTGACACTGCGCACCAACCGCCGCTTTAATAAGGGTTTTGTGTACGCAACCGCGTTTATGCTGATCGCGCTACTGTGGGTGTCTATGGCCAACTGGGCAACCTGGCATGCGGGTAGGAAAGGGTTTGAGGAGGCGTCCGCGCCGCTTGGTTCTTTAGCAAATTCGCGCATTGTCGCCCAGCAGGCGCGCACCGAGGAAACCCTGGCATTGATTCGTCGGCAGGATTTGGAAAGTTGGAATAACTCATTCAACGGGTCAATGCACCGGATTGAATCGGAATTGGACAGCTATTCCACCTTGTCTATCGCGTCCTCGGAGGCTAACCAGCAGAGCACGGAGGTCGCACGTGGTGCCGTTGAAAAGTGGAAGGACCATCACTCACAATTGGCGGAACTGCAGCGTGTAGGCAACTACGACGAGGCCATGGAAGTGGCTCTAGGCCCTAGCGATGACGCGTTTTCCGAATTTGATTCCAGCATGGCCTCACTGATCTCCGACGCCCGCAGCGGCCTCCGTACCTACATCGTGGATGCGCTGGTGGCCACCCGCCTTGTCTCCACCGCTGTTCTTACCCTCTCATGGCTCGCTGTGATCGCTGTGGCGCTAGGTATTCGACCACGACTCCAGGAGTACCTGTGAAACGCATACACGTTGTGACAGGCGCACTGAGCATCTGCGGGCTGCTCAGCCCCATACTCCTGTCCGGGTGTGCCGCCACCCTGGATGAGGCCCAACAACCCTGGGCGCTGTCCAGCAAACTGCCGCTTCCCGACGGTGCGCGCATGGAGGATCCTGGCAGCGAACCCGCCACAAACGTTCTGACCAGCGGACTCCGGGGGTCACTACGCCCAGATGACCGCACCCCCGAGGAACGGGTGCCGCACATCATTGAGCGCGGTCACATTGTGGTGGGGGTGGACCAGTCCCAGAACCTGCTCAGCTTCCGTGACCCCGCAACCGGGAAGATGACGGGCTTTGAGGTGGATATGGCCAGGGAGATAGCCCAGGACATATTCGGCGACCCGAACAAGGTGGACTTCCGGTTTGTCAACAGTGGTGATGCCGTCTACGCCCTGGAATCACACCAGGTGGACATAGTGATCCGGTCCATGGCTATCACCCGCAAGCGGCAAGACCAGATGACCTTTTCCACCCCGTATTTTTCAGCACGGACCCGCCTTTTGGCGTTTACTGGCTCGGGCATTAAGAGCGTGGACGATCTTCCCGGAAAAACCGTCTGTGTGCTGGACGGCTCCACGACTCTCCAGCACACTCGTAAACTCGCCCCCGAATCACCGATTATGAAAGTGCGAAGCTCAGCGGACTGTTTGGTGGCGTTGCAGCAGAATCAGGCAGATGTGATCATGTCCGACGACGCTGTGCTCTCGGGCATTGCCGCTCAGGATCCATACACCTCTATTGTGGGCGATGCGATTGCCACGGAATCCTACGGCATTGCTATGGCCACGCCGGGGGTGAAGCACAACACGGATGGGCTGGTACGCCAGGTCAATTCCACCATTGAGCGCGTCATCAACGACGGCACTTGGTGGAAGCTGTACAACCAGTGGTTGTCCCGCTACCAGGACACCCCTGGGCCACCAGCGTTGGATTATCGGAACGAAAACGGACAATAAGACCGGACAATAGCACGAGGACACACCGTGACCACCGAGAACGAGCTGCACACCGAGCCGCACACTGAGGCTGCCCCCTTCAACCCGTTTGAGGATGACGATTACGAAGACAGCACCGGCATTCTCGCCTTGCTGGATGATCTGGGAACCATCAGGGACACCAGCGACGTCGGCAACCGTTCACGTGAACAAGCGCTGACCACGTTCCGGGAGCGTCGCGGCGCACACCGCCAGGGCCGCACCGTCGCGGACGGCATGGTGACGTTGCCGTTTATCCGGCCGATTAACGCCCTGGGTTCCTTGATCGACCCGTCGAAAGAGGATGATCCTCCGCAGCTGAAACCCGGCGACATGGTGGCCGACCAGTATGAAATCGCCGGGGTGATCGCACACGGCGGCATGGGCTGGATTTACTTGGCCAACGACCGAAACGTGTCCGGCCGCTGGGTGGTGCTCAAGGGTTTGATGGACGACGTGCAGGCCCGCGACCACGTGGTGGCGGACGCCGAGCGGGAGTTCCTGGCAGACATTACCCACCCCGGGATTATTAAGATCTTCAACTTCATTGACGATCCTCGCGTCCCCGGTGGCTTCATTGTCATGGAGTATGTGGGTGGCCCTTCCCTGAAGGACCGCCGCAAGGAACAACCAGGTCACGTGTTTGATGTGGACATTGCCATTGGCTACATCCTGGAAATCCTGCCAGCCTTGGAGTACCTGCATTCCCGCGGGGTGGTGTACAACGACCTCAAACCGGACAATATTGTGGTCACCGAGGACCAGGTGAAGCTTCTGGATTTGGGTGCGGTCAGCGGCATCGGCGCTTTTGGCTACATTTACGGCACTAAAGGTTTCCAGGCCCCTGAGGTAGCCACCGAAGGCCCCTCTGTGGCATCGGACATTTACACGGTGGGCCGTACCTTGGCCGCTATGTGCTGCCGCCTCCCGATTGTCGACGGCGTGTTCGCACCCGGGCTGCCCTCCCCCAGTGAGGAACCCCTGTTCCGGCAGTATTTGTCGCTGTATCGCCTTCTGCTGCGCGCCACCCATGAAGACCCGAAGCAACGTTTCCGGGATATTAGCGAACTGCAAACCCAGCTGTACGGAGTGCTGCGGGAAATCCTGGCCATCCGCGACGGCAAACAATTTCCGGCGCAGCACTCATTGTTTTCGCCGCAGCGTACCACCTATGGCACCAAGCATCTGGTGTTCCGCACGGACCAGCTCATTGACGGCATTGACCGCCGCGTCAAAATCACCTCCCCAGAAATTGTGGCGGCGCTGCCAGTGCCACTGATTGACCGCAACGATGTGGGCGCGGCGCTGCTGTCGGGGTCGTCGTACGCCGAACCGAGTGAGGCCCTGGAGACGATGCGGCAGGCGATGCAGGCGGAGGAATACGCCTCCAGCACGGAAATCCCCCTTGGGGTGGTGCGCGCGCTACTGGACTTAGGGTTCACGGCGGAGGCACGCACGTGGCTGGTGTCGCTGGCCCCGAAGCTCACCCAGGATTGGCGCTACCAGTGGTTTTCGGGCGTCACGGACCTGCTTCTCGACGATTTCGAGGCCGCCCAGGAGCACTTCAACAACGTCCTCAACATTCTTCCCGGGGAGGCCGCCCCGAAGCTGGCCTTGGCGGCTGTTGCGGAAATGCTGCTGCAGCAGGCGGCCCTGGAACAGGCACCGCTTCTCGACGCCGCGACCACCCGCGCCGCAGCCAACATCGACACTACCCCCGCCGAGCTGGTGATTAGCACCGACCCTGAATCCCTGCGCTATCAGGCCATGGTGCTATACGGGCTGGTGTGGGCCACCAACCCAGCAACCGTGTCCTCGGCGTTTGGCCTGGCCAGGCAACTCATGGCGGAGGGTCAAGTGGAGTTGGCGGTGGCCGCGCTGGATAAGGTTCCCCAACCGTCGCGCCATCACCGCATGGCAAAGCTGACCACGATTTTGCAGCTTGTGTCCGGCACCCCAGAGGACCTCACAGAGGCCCGGCTGCGCCGGGCGGCGCGGCGCCTAGAAGAAATACCCACCAACGAACCACGGTTCCTACAGATCAAAATCGCCGTGATGAGCGCCGCACTGAACTGGCTCGGCAGCCACAACTTGGACTCCGCGGCCAGCTCCAATGACTTGTTCGAGTGGCCGTTTACGGAGCGTGGCTTGCGCACCGGACTGGCTGCGGCACTACGCCAGCAAGCCAGGTCGGCCCCCTTTGCCCGACACCGCTACACGCTGGTGGACATCGCC from the Corynebacterium durum genome contains:
- a CDS encoding glutamate ABC transporter substrate-binding protein: MKRIHVVTGALSICGLLSPILLSGCAATLDEAQQPWALSSKLPLPDGARMEDPGSEPATNVLTSGLRGSLRPDDRTPEERVPHIIERGHIVVGVDQSQNLLSFRDPATGKMTGFEVDMAREIAQDIFGDPNKVDFRFVNSGDAVYALESHQVDIVIRSMAITRKRQDQMTFSTPYFSARTRLLAFTGSGIKSVDDLPGKTVCVLDGSTTLQHTRKLAPESPIMKVRSSADCLVALQQNQADVIMSDDAVLSGIAAQDPYTSIVGDAIATESYGIAMATPGVKHNTDGLVRQVNSTIERVINDGTWWKLYNQWLSRYQDTPGPPALDYRNENGQ
- a CDS encoding serine/threonine protein kinase, encoding MTTENELHTEPHTEAAPFNPFEDDDYEDSTGILALLDDLGTIRDTSDVGNRSREQALTTFRERRGAHRQGRTVADGMVTLPFIRPINALGSLIDPSKEDDPPQLKPGDMVADQYEIAGVIAHGGMGWIYLANDRNVSGRWVVLKGLMDDVQARDHVVADAEREFLADITHPGIIKIFNFIDDPRVPGGFIVMEYVGGPSLKDRRKEQPGHVFDVDIAIGYILEILPALEYLHSRGVVYNDLKPDNIVVTEDQVKLLDLGAVSGIGAFGYIYGTKGFQAPEVATEGPSVASDIYTVGRTLAAMCCRLPIVDGVFAPGLPSPSEEPLFRQYLSLYRLLLRATHEDPKQRFRDISELQTQLYGVLREILAIRDGKQFPAQHSLFSPQRTTYGTKHLVFRTDQLIDGIDRRVKITSPEIVAALPVPLIDRNDVGAALLSGSSYAEPSEALETMRQAMQAEEYASSTEIPLGVVRALLDLGFTAEARTWLVSLAPKLTQDWRYQWFSGVTDLLLDDFEAAQEHFNNVLNILPGEAAPKLALAAVAEMLLQQAALEQAPLLDAATTRAAANIDTTPAELVISTDPESLRYQAMVLYGLVWATNPATVSSAFGLARQLMAEGQVELAVAALDKVPQPSRHHRMAKLTTILQLVSGTPEDLTEARLRRAARRLEEIPTNEPRFLQIKIAVMSAALNWLGSHNLDSAASSNDLFEWPFTERGLRTGLAAALRQQARSAPFARHRYTLVDIANAVRPTTRF